CATCTTCACCGTATACTTTATATCCATTATATTCGGGTGGATTATGACTTGCTGTAAGAACGATTCCACTTATTGTATGTAAATGACGTACTGCGAAAGAAAGTACTGGTGTTGGACGTAAACTTTCGAATACATATGTTGTAATGCCATGCGCCCCTAATGTTGCAGCTACTTCCATTGCAAATTCGGGCGATTTATGACGAGAATCATACGCAACAACTACGCCGCGTTTCTTCGCTTCTTCACCTAAACTCTCAATAAAGTGTGCAAGTCCTTTTGTCGCTTTTCGAACAGTATATACATTTAAACGATTCGTACCAGCCCCCAGTTCACCGCGCATACCACCGGTACCGAATTCTAAATTTTTATAGAAGCTATCTTCTATTTTCTTCTCATCTTGTTTCATATCTTCTAGCTGCTGTTTTAATTCTGCATCTAAGTTTGCATAAGAAAGCCAGCGGCTATATTCTTTTTTCCACTCCATCCTCTTATCTCCTCTCGCTTGTCATAACTTTATTATATGAAAAAAACAGCAATTATCTCAATACATTTTAAAATCTAACAGGATTTTACTTTTATAATTTGTATACACTAATGGTATATACTTCAAACAAAAAGGTGAGGCATATGAAAGAATGGGGATTATCTGAAGAATTAAAAATAGAAACAAAACAAATGATTGAAATTGTAGAATTAGAATTAGCAAGCATGAAGCAAACCATTGATGAAGATGGTGAGTGCATTTTATGCAAAATGGAAGAAATTCATCATTTACTAAGTAACGTTCAAACAATTGCAGCTTCTTACTATTTAAAAGCTTATTTATCACCATTTACCTCAAGTTATGCTCCTATCACAACAGCCATCCAACATTTAGGTGAGCGAAAACATGGAGCATTAATTGTGGTCGAAAGGAATGATTCTCTTACTCCCCTCATTCAAACAGGCACGAAACTAAATGCTTTTTTAACTGTTCCACTACTCGAATCCATTTTTTATCCTGGGAACCTGCTTCATGACGGAGCCGTTCTTATTAAAGACGACCATATTATATCAGCAGCGAATATTCTCCCTCTAACAAAAAATTTAGAAATTGACCCTAAGCTTGGAACACGTCACCGAGCAGCAATTGGTCTTTCAGAAAAAAGCGATGCTCTCATATTAGTCGCGTCGGAAGAAACAGGCCGGACATCTTTTGCATTAAACGGCTCTTTGTATACAATTTCTTTATAGTAAGTAAAACTTTAATCAGTGGAGAATGTTTCTTTACCCACCACTAATGATGCCCCTCACCAATCTTGCTTACCCTAAAATAGCAAGATAAAAAAGGGTAGCCATTTCGCCTACCCTTCTAAGCTTCTTATTCTTCTCCAAACCGTTCAACAAGTGTTGCAAGTGTACGAACCATTACACCTGTTGCTCCTGCCGGTCCTAAATCATGTGTACTCGTTGTATCAGAAGTTCCAGCAATATCTAAATGTACCCAGGGTGTGTCTTCCGCAAATTCACCAAGAAATGTGCCGGCCATTACCGCATGTCCATCACGCCCTGGTGAGTTGTTTAAATCTGCAAATTTACTGTTACGAACACGCTCTTTATCACGTTCAAAAATCGGTAATTGCCAAATTCGTTCATCTGTTTCCATTGACGCTTCTAATACTTGTTCAAATAATGTTTCATTATTTGTCATTGCACCTGTTGTATGGTTTCCTAGCGCAACGATAACCCCTCC
The window above is part of the Bacillus cytotoxicus NVH 391-98 genome. Proteins encoded here:
- the cdaS gene encoding sporulation-specific diadenylate cyclase CdaS → MKEWGLSEELKIETKQMIEIVELELASMKQTIDEDGECILCKMEEIHHLLSNVQTIAASYYLKAYLSPFTSSYAPITTAIQHLGERKHGALIVVERNDSLTPLIQTGTKLNAFLTVPLLESIFYPGNLLHDGAVLIKDDHIISAANILPLTKNLEIDPKLGTRHRAAIGLSEKSDALILVASEETGRTSFALNGSLYTISL